In the genome of Megalops cyprinoides isolate fMegCyp1 chromosome 7, fMegCyp1.pri, whole genome shotgun sequence, one region contains:
- the l3mbtl1 gene encoding lethal(3)malignant brain tumor-like protein 1 isoform X2 yields MSAKVDLEVLGGGGDNPTPDAMGAADSLPSNESLAQKPRPQTTTTLIVPAPTHTAQKGELSHSAVESAKDAADPQSSSLLPQVGGTCSIVHVLELKEGMAILPGSNLKFRMRDCGTLEVVSDEKVTCVDPAVEGVSGKEDTDKRPTPKTDVSGTGESDWPLKKEPGPEESAGHRVGWEPGATRHYPQELRREPVTKKPEGGEKVSRDQGTVLDPEMLKPMKKRKRKDYLSPSEEESEMEAMEEKTEDLKTGSPTGEGRQSRPGAADIKKEEWAWAQYLEEQKAIAAPPELFQESQRVPKCKNNFRQGMKLEGIDPQHPSMYFVLTVAEVCGYRMRLHFDGYSDCHDFWVNANCPDIHPAGWCERTGHKLYTPKGCKEEEFSWPSYLRVTKAQVAPSELFVSPGSTDVQCSFEVGMKLEAVDRMNPSLICVATVTDVVDNRFLVHFDNWDDTYDYWCDASSPYIHPIGWCQERGLPLTPPQDYPNPDRFNWAKYLEETGSTAVAADAFKVRSPHGFQVQMKLEAVDKRSPALVRVATVVEVDTHRIKIHLDGWSHMYDEWVDSDHPDIHPAGWCEQTGHPLKSPLRESNAQQPGPREPPASGQTNFPSLPCKGITHSRNTKYSFHHRKCPTPGCDGSGHVTGRFTAHHCLSGCPLAERNQGRLKTDLSDTDGPGGKRNLLVFGQRTKKSRYHGRIGRPPKYRKSQQRTYQSMAAEGVYPSLFMSALSAHPDRSLSLCWEQHCKLLPGVAGIHASKVATWTVDEVFGFVQNLTGCEEQARLFRDEMIDGEALLLLTQTDIVKIMSIKLGPALKIYNAILMFKSTDEDLK; encoded by the exons ATGAGTGCCAAAGTGGACCTGGAGGTCCTCGGGGGAGGTGGAGACAACCCTACACCAGATGCCATGGGTGCCGCTGATTCTCTCCCATCCAATGAAAGCCTGGCGCAAAAACCACGTCCCCAGACCACCACCACACTCATTGTGCCAG CccccactcacactgcacagaaGGGGGAGCTCTCTCACAGTGCGGTGGAGTCAGCCAAGGACGCTGCAGACCCCCAGAGCTCCTCGCTGCTGCCCCAGGTGGGTGGCACCTGCAGCATCGTTCATGTGCTGGAGCTGAAAGAGGGCATGGCCATCCTTCCAGGCAGTAACCTCAAG TTTCGAATGAGAGACTGTGGCACACTTGAAGTGGTAAGTGATGAAAAGGTGACCTGTGTTGACCCTGCAGTAGAAGGGGTTTCTGGGAAGGAGGACACAGACAAGAGGCCTACCCCCAAAACAG ATGTGAGTGGCACAGGGGAATCTGACTGGCCCTTGAAGAAGGAGCCAGGACCAGAGGAGAGTGCCGGTCACCGTGTAGGCTGGGAGCCAGGGGCGACCAGGCACTACCCACAGGAACTGCGCAGGGAGCCAGTAACTAAGAA GCccgaggggggagagaaggtCTCGCGGGATCAGGGGACTGTCCTGGATCCAGAGATGCTGAAGCccatgaaaaagaggaagaggaaggactACCTGAGCCCGTCAGAAGAAGAGTCAGAGATGGAGGCAATG GAGGAGAAAACTGAGGATCTAAAGACAGGCAGCCCAACAGGGGAGGGCAGGCAAAGCAGGCCAg GTGCAGCTGACATCAAGAAGGAAGAATGGGCATGGGCTCAGTacctggaggagcagaaggCCATTGCAGCCCCACCTGAGCTCTTTCAGGAG tctCAGAGGGTTCCAAAGTGCAAAAATAACTTCCGCCAGGGCATGAAGCTGGAAGGCATTGACCCCCAGCACCCCTCAATGTACTTCGTTCTGACAGTAGCTGAG GTGTGCGGCTACAGGATGCGCCTCCATTTCGACGGCTACTCTGATTGCCACGACTTCTGGGTCAATGCCAACTGCCCGGACATCCACCCGGCCGGCTGGTGTGAGAGGACAGGGCACAAGCTCTACACACCCAAAG gGTGTAAGGAGGAGGAGTTCTCCTGGCCCAGCTACTTAAGAGTCACAAAAGCACAAGTTGCCCCCAGCGAACTGTTCGTGAGCCCTGGCAGT ACGGACGTGCAGTGCAGCTTTGAGGTGGGCATGAAGCTGGAAGCTGTGGATCGGATGAACCCCTCCCTCATCTGTGTCGCCACAGTGACGGATGTGGTGGACAACCGGTTCCTGGTTCACTTCGACAACTGGGACGACACTTACGACTACTG GTGTGATGCCAGCAGTCCATATATTCACCCCATTGGCTGGTGCCAAGAGAGAGGcctccccctcacacccccGCAAG ATTACCCAAACCCAGATAGGTTCAACTGGGCGAAATACCTGGAGGAGACAGGATCCACAGCTGTTGCTGCAGATGCCTTCAAAGTG CGTTCTCCGCATGGCTTCCAAGTGCAGATGAAGCTGGAGGCGGTGGATAAGCGCAGCCCCGCCCTGGTGCGAGTGGCCACTGTGGTGGAGGTTGACACCCACAGGATAAAG ATCCACCTGGACGGCTGGAGCCACATGTACGATGAGTGGGTGGACTCTGATCACCCTGACATACACCCCGCGGGCTGGTGTGAGCAGACGGGGCACCCCCTGAAATCGCCCCTCCGTGAGTCGAATGCCCAGCAGCCCG GCCCCAGGGAGCCCCCGGCTTCAGGACAGACTAACTTCCCTTCACTGCCATGTAAAGGAATAACTCACTCCAGAAACACCAAGTACAGCTTTCACCATAG GAAGTGCCCCACCCCTGGCTGTGACGGCTCTGGTCATGTGACTGGGCGTTTCACTGCCCATCACTGCCTATCAGGCTGCCCATTGGCTGAGCGTAATCAGGGCAGGCTCAAGACAGATCTGTCAGACACCGACGGCCCAGGTGGTAAACGAAACCTCCTGGTGTTTGGTCAACGGACCAAGAAGTCTCGCTATCATGGCAG GATTGGGCGTCCACCCAAATACAGGAAGAGCCAACAGAGAACTTACCAGA gtATGGCTGCAGAGGGAGTGTACCCTTCGTTGTTCATGTCGGCACTGTCCGCCCATCCTGACCGCTCCCTGTCGCTCTGCTGGGAGCAGCACTGCAAGCTGCTGCCGGGAGTGGCTGGCATCCACGCCAGCAAGGTGGCCACCTGGACAGTGGATGAG gtCTTCGGTTTTGTTCAGAACctgactggctgtgaggagCAAGCTCGCTTGTTCAGAGACGAG ATGATTGACGGAGAGGCCCTCCTTCTGCTGACGCAAACTGACATTGTTAAGATCATGAGCATCAAGCTTGGGCCCGCCCTCAAGATCTACAATGCCATTCTCATGTTCAAGAGCACTGATGAAGACCTCAAGTGA
- the srsf6a gene encoding serine and arginine rich splicing factor 6a isoform X2, giving the protein MPRVYIGRLSYHVREKDIQRFFSGYGKLLEIDLKNGYGFVEFEDTRDADDAVYELNGKELCGERVIVEHARGPRRDRDGYGSSGYSSRSRTGRDKYGPPVRTEYRLIVENLSSRCSWQDLKDFMRRAGEVTYADAHKERTNEGVIEFRSYSDMRRALDKLDGTDINGRKIRLVEDKPRRRRSYSGSRSRSRSRRRSRSRSRRSSRSRSNSRSRSRSRSRSKRRSHSRSGRKSRSRSRRKSRSKSPVRKSRSRSRTRKSQSRSRARKSRSRSRTKKSRSRSRTRKSHSHSRTRKSRSRSRGRKSHSHSRTRKSPSRSRSASRKSQSRSKSRSKAKSERDSRSASKEQSVEKKSRSHSPSPTENGKGELPTSTSRSPSPPADGCRSESPFKHSPSRSKSRSKSRSRSRSASQD; this is encoded by the exons ATGCCCCGTGTCTATATTGGCAGGCTGAGCTACCATGTCCGTGAAAAAGATATCCAGAGGTTTTTTAGCGGTTACGGAAAGCTTTTAGAAATCGATCTAAAAAATGG CTACGGCTTCGTGGAGTTCGAGGACACGCGTGACGCTGACGATGCTGTTTACGAGCTGAACGGGAAGGAGCTTTGCGGAGAGCGCGTGATCGTGGAGCACGCCAGGGGACCTCGGCGGGACCGGGACGGATACG GTAGCAGTGGTTACAGCAGCCGCAGTCGCACTGGCAGGGATAAGTATGGGCCACCTGTTCGCACTGAGTACCGGCTGATCGTGGAGAACCTGTCCAGTCGCTGCAGTTGGCAGGACCTCAAG gactTCATGCGAAGGGCTGGGGAGGTGACCTATGCCGATGCTCACAAGGAGCGCACTAATGAAGGGGTCATCGAGTTCCGGTCATACTCAGACATGAGGAGAGCACTGGACAAGCTGGATGGCACTGACATCAATGGCCGGAAGATCCGCCTCGTAGAGGACAAGCCGCGGCGTCGGCGCTCATACTCTGGCAGCCGCTCCAG GTCTCGCAGCCGTCGCCGCTCACGGAGCAGGAGTCGCCGCAGCAGCCGTTCCCGTAGCAACTCCAGGTCCCGCTCACG ATCTCGTTCCCGCAGCAAGAGGCGCTCCCACTCTAGGTCTGGCCGCAAATCTCGATCCAGGTCAAGGCGCAAGTCCCGCTCCAAGTCCCCAGTCCGCAAGTCTCGCTCTCGCTCCCGAACCAGGAAGTCCCAGTCTCGTTCTCGAGCCAGGAAGTCCCGGTCCCGCTCCCGGACAAAGAAGtctcgctctcgctccagaACCAGGAAGTCCCACTCTCATTCCCGAACCAGGAAGTCCCGCTCTCGTTCTCGAGGGAGGAAATCCCACTCTCACTCCCGCACCAGGAAGTCCCCGTCTCGAAGCCGCTCTGCAAGCCGCAAGTCACAGTCTCGCTCTAAGAGTCGCTCCAAGGCCAAGTCTGAGCGCGACTCCCGCAGCGCCTCGAAGGAGCAGTCCGTCGAGAAGAAGTCCCGCAGTcactccccttcccccaccGAGAATGGGAAGGGAGAGCTCCCCACGTCCACCTCCAggtccccctcccctccagcagATGGCTGCCGCTCCGAGTCCCCATTCAAGCACTCTCCCTCCCGTTCCAAGTCCCGCTCCAAATCCCGCTCCCGTTCTAGGTCAGCATCTCAGGACTAA
- the l3mbtl1 gene encoding lethal(3)malignant brain tumor-like protein 1 isoform X1 — protein MSAKVDLEVLGGGGDNPTPDAMGAADSLPSNESLAQKPRPQTTTTLIVPAPTHTAQKGELSHSAVESAKDAADPQSSSLLPQVGGTCSIVHVLELKEGMAILPGSNLKFRMRDCGTLEVVSDEKVTCVDPAVEGVSGKEDTDKRPTPKTDVSGTGESDWPLKKEPGPEESAGHRVGWEPGATRHYPQELRREPVTKKPEGGEKVSRDQGTVLDPEMLKPMKKRKRKDYLSPSEEESEMEAMEEKTEDLKTGSPTGEGRQSRPGAADIKKEEWAWAQYLEEQKAIAAPPELFQESQRVPKCKNNFRQGMKLEGIDPQHPSMYFVLTVAEVCGYRMRLHFDGYSDCHDFWVNANCPDIHPAGWCERTGHKLYTPKGCKEEEFSWPSYLRVTKAQVAPSELFVSPGSTDVQCSFEVGMKLEAVDRMNPSLICVATVTDVVDNRFLVHFDNWDDTYDYWCDASSPYIHPIGWCQERGLPLTPPQDYPNPDRFNWAKYLEETGSTAVAADAFKVRSPHGFQVQMKLEAVDKRSPALVRVATVVEVDTHRIKIHLDGWSHMYDEWVDSDHPDIHPAGWCEQTGHPLKSPLRESNAQQPAGPREPPASGQTNFPSLPCKGITHSRNTKYSFHHRKCPTPGCDGSGHVTGRFTAHHCLSGCPLAERNQGRLKTDLSDTDGPGGKRNLLVFGQRTKKSRYHGRIGRPPKYRKSQQRTYQSMAAEGVYPSLFMSALSAHPDRSLSLCWEQHCKLLPGVAGIHASKVATWTVDEVFGFVQNLTGCEEQARLFRDEMIDGEALLLLTQTDIVKIMSIKLGPALKIYNAILMFKSTDEDLK, from the exons ATGAGTGCCAAAGTGGACCTGGAGGTCCTCGGGGGAGGTGGAGACAACCCTACACCAGATGCCATGGGTGCCGCTGATTCTCTCCCATCCAATGAAAGCCTGGCGCAAAAACCACGTCCCCAGACCACCACCACACTCATTGTGCCAG CccccactcacactgcacagaaGGGGGAGCTCTCTCACAGTGCGGTGGAGTCAGCCAAGGACGCTGCAGACCCCCAGAGCTCCTCGCTGCTGCCCCAGGTGGGTGGCACCTGCAGCATCGTTCATGTGCTGGAGCTGAAAGAGGGCATGGCCATCCTTCCAGGCAGTAACCTCAAG TTTCGAATGAGAGACTGTGGCACACTTGAAGTGGTAAGTGATGAAAAGGTGACCTGTGTTGACCCTGCAGTAGAAGGGGTTTCTGGGAAGGAGGACACAGACAAGAGGCCTACCCCCAAAACAG ATGTGAGTGGCACAGGGGAATCTGACTGGCCCTTGAAGAAGGAGCCAGGACCAGAGGAGAGTGCCGGTCACCGTGTAGGCTGGGAGCCAGGGGCGACCAGGCACTACCCACAGGAACTGCGCAGGGAGCCAGTAACTAAGAA GCccgaggggggagagaaggtCTCGCGGGATCAGGGGACTGTCCTGGATCCAGAGATGCTGAAGCccatgaaaaagaggaagaggaaggactACCTGAGCCCGTCAGAAGAAGAGTCAGAGATGGAGGCAATG GAGGAGAAAACTGAGGATCTAAAGACAGGCAGCCCAACAGGGGAGGGCAGGCAAAGCAGGCCAg GTGCAGCTGACATCAAGAAGGAAGAATGGGCATGGGCTCAGTacctggaggagcagaaggCCATTGCAGCCCCACCTGAGCTCTTTCAGGAG tctCAGAGGGTTCCAAAGTGCAAAAATAACTTCCGCCAGGGCATGAAGCTGGAAGGCATTGACCCCCAGCACCCCTCAATGTACTTCGTTCTGACAGTAGCTGAG GTGTGCGGCTACAGGATGCGCCTCCATTTCGACGGCTACTCTGATTGCCACGACTTCTGGGTCAATGCCAACTGCCCGGACATCCACCCGGCCGGCTGGTGTGAGAGGACAGGGCACAAGCTCTACACACCCAAAG gGTGTAAGGAGGAGGAGTTCTCCTGGCCCAGCTACTTAAGAGTCACAAAAGCACAAGTTGCCCCCAGCGAACTGTTCGTGAGCCCTGGCAGT ACGGACGTGCAGTGCAGCTTTGAGGTGGGCATGAAGCTGGAAGCTGTGGATCGGATGAACCCCTCCCTCATCTGTGTCGCCACAGTGACGGATGTGGTGGACAACCGGTTCCTGGTTCACTTCGACAACTGGGACGACACTTACGACTACTG GTGTGATGCCAGCAGTCCATATATTCACCCCATTGGCTGGTGCCAAGAGAGAGGcctccccctcacacccccGCAAG ATTACCCAAACCCAGATAGGTTCAACTGGGCGAAATACCTGGAGGAGACAGGATCCACAGCTGTTGCTGCAGATGCCTTCAAAGTG CGTTCTCCGCATGGCTTCCAAGTGCAGATGAAGCTGGAGGCGGTGGATAAGCGCAGCCCCGCCCTGGTGCGAGTGGCCACTGTGGTGGAGGTTGACACCCACAGGATAAAG ATCCACCTGGACGGCTGGAGCCACATGTACGATGAGTGGGTGGACTCTGATCACCCTGACATACACCCCGCGGGCTGGTGTGAGCAGACGGGGCACCCCCTGAAATCGCCCCTCCGTGAGTCGAATGCCCAGCAGCCCG CAGGCCCCAGGGAGCCCCCGGCTTCAGGACAGACTAACTTCCCTTCACTGCCATGTAAAGGAATAACTCACTCCAGAAACACCAAGTACAGCTTTCACCATAG GAAGTGCCCCACCCCTGGCTGTGACGGCTCTGGTCATGTGACTGGGCGTTTCACTGCCCATCACTGCCTATCAGGCTGCCCATTGGCTGAGCGTAATCAGGGCAGGCTCAAGACAGATCTGTCAGACACCGACGGCCCAGGTGGTAAACGAAACCTCCTGGTGTTTGGTCAACGGACCAAGAAGTCTCGCTATCATGGCAG GATTGGGCGTCCACCCAAATACAGGAAGAGCCAACAGAGAACTTACCAGA gtATGGCTGCAGAGGGAGTGTACCCTTCGTTGTTCATGTCGGCACTGTCCGCCCATCCTGACCGCTCCCTGTCGCTCTGCTGGGAGCAGCACTGCAAGCTGCTGCCGGGAGTGGCTGGCATCCACGCCAGCAAGGTGGCCACCTGGACAGTGGATGAG gtCTTCGGTTTTGTTCAGAACctgactggctgtgaggagCAAGCTCGCTTGTTCAGAGACGAG ATGATTGACGGAGAGGCCCTCCTTCTGCTGACGCAAACTGACATTGTTAAGATCATGAGCATCAAGCTTGGGCCCGCCCTCAAGATCTACAATGCCATTCTCATGTTCAAGAGCACTGATGAAGACCTCAAGTGA
- the l3mbtl1 gene encoding lethal(3)malignant brain tumor-like protein 1 isoform X3, with protein MSAKVDLEVLGGGGDNPTPDAMGAADSLPSNESLAQKPRPQTTTTLIVPAPTHTAQKGELSHSAVESAKDAADPQSSSLLPQVGGTCSIVHVLELKEGMAILPGSNLKFRMRDCGTLEVVSDEKVTCVDPAVEGVSGKEDTDKRPTPKTDVSGTGESDWPLKKEPGPEESAGHRVGWEPGATRHYPQELRREPVTKKPEGGEKVSRDQGTVLDPEMLKPMKKRKRKDYLSPSEEESEMEAMEEKTEDLKTGSPTGEGRQSRPGAADIKKEEWAWAQYLEEQKAIAAPPELFQESQRVPKCKNNFRQGMKLEGIDPQHPSMYFVLTVAEVCGYRMRLHFDGYSDCHDFWVNANCPDIHPAGWCERTGHKLYTPKGCKEEEFSWPSYLRVTKAQVAPSELFVSPGSTDVQCSFEVGMKLEAVDRMNPSLICVATVTDVVDNRFLVHFDNWDDTYDYWCDASSPYIHPIGWCQERGLPLTPPQDYPNPDRFNWAKYLEETGSTAVAADAFKVRSPHGFQVQMKLEAVDKRSPALVRVATVVEVDTHRIKIHLDGWSHMYDEWVDSDHPDIHPAGWCEQTGHPLKSPLRPREPPASGQTNFPSLPCKGITHSRNTKYSFHHRKCPTPGCDGSGHVTGRFTAHHCLSGCPLAERNQGRLKTDLSDTDGPGGKRNLLVFGQRTKKSRYHGRIGRPPKYRKSQQRTYQSMAAEGVYPSLFMSALSAHPDRSLSLCWEQHCKLLPGVAGIHASKVATWTVDEVFGFVQNLTGCEEQARLFRDEMIDGEALLLLTQTDIVKIMSIKLGPALKIYNAILMFKSTDEDLK; from the exons ATGAGTGCCAAAGTGGACCTGGAGGTCCTCGGGGGAGGTGGAGACAACCCTACACCAGATGCCATGGGTGCCGCTGATTCTCTCCCATCCAATGAAAGCCTGGCGCAAAAACCACGTCCCCAGACCACCACCACACTCATTGTGCCAG CccccactcacactgcacagaaGGGGGAGCTCTCTCACAGTGCGGTGGAGTCAGCCAAGGACGCTGCAGACCCCCAGAGCTCCTCGCTGCTGCCCCAGGTGGGTGGCACCTGCAGCATCGTTCATGTGCTGGAGCTGAAAGAGGGCATGGCCATCCTTCCAGGCAGTAACCTCAAG TTTCGAATGAGAGACTGTGGCACACTTGAAGTGGTAAGTGATGAAAAGGTGACCTGTGTTGACCCTGCAGTAGAAGGGGTTTCTGGGAAGGAGGACACAGACAAGAGGCCTACCCCCAAAACAG ATGTGAGTGGCACAGGGGAATCTGACTGGCCCTTGAAGAAGGAGCCAGGACCAGAGGAGAGTGCCGGTCACCGTGTAGGCTGGGAGCCAGGGGCGACCAGGCACTACCCACAGGAACTGCGCAGGGAGCCAGTAACTAAGAA GCccgaggggggagagaaggtCTCGCGGGATCAGGGGACTGTCCTGGATCCAGAGATGCTGAAGCccatgaaaaagaggaagaggaaggactACCTGAGCCCGTCAGAAGAAGAGTCAGAGATGGAGGCAATG GAGGAGAAAACTGAGGATCTAAAGACAGGCAGCCCAACAGGGGAGGGCAGGCAAAGCAGGCCAg GTGCAGCTGACATCAAGAAGGAAGAATGGGCATGGGCTCAGTacctggaggagcagaaggCCATTGCAGCCCCACCTGAGCTCTTTCAGGAG tctCAGAGGGTTCCAAAGTGCAAAAATAACTTCCGCCAGGGCATGAAGCTGGAAGGCATTGACCCCCAGCACCCCTCAATGTACTTCGTTCTGACAGTAGCTGAG GTGTGCGGCTACAGGATGCGCCTCCATTTCGACGGCTACTCTGATTGCCACGACTTCTGGGTCAATGCCAACTGCCCGGACATCCACCCGGCCGGCTGGTGTGAGAGGACAGGGCACAAGCTCTACACACCCAAAG gGTGTAAGGAGGAGGAGTTCTCCTGGCCCAGCTACTTAAGAGTCACAAAAGCACAAGTTGCCCCCAGCGAACTGTTCGTGAGCCCTGGCAGT ACGGACGTGCAGTGCAGCTTTGAGGTGGGCATGAAGCTGGAAGCTGTGGATCGGATGAACCCCTCCCTCATCTGTGTCGCCACAGTGACGGATGTGGTGGACAACCGGTTCCTGGTTCACTTCGACAACTGGGACGACACTTACGACTACTG GTGTGATGCCAGCAGTCCATATATTCACCCCATTGGCTGGTGCCAAGAGAGAGGcctccccctcacacccccGCAAG ATTACCCAAACCCAGATAGGTTCAACTGGGCGAAATACCTGGAGGAGACAGGATCCACAGCTGTTGCTGCAGATGCCTTCAAAGTG CGTTCTCCGCATGGCTTCCAAGTGCAGATGAAGCTGGAGGCGGTGGATAAGCGCAGCCCCGCCCTGGTGCGAGTGGCCACTGTGGTGGAGGTTGACACCCACAGGATAAAG ATCCACCTGGACGGCTGGAGCCACATGTACGATGAGTGGGTGGACTCTGATCACCCTGACATACACCCCGCGGGCTGGTGTGAGCAGACGGGGCACCCCCTGAAATCGCCCCTCC GCCCCAGGGAGCCCCCGGCTTCAGGACAGACTAACTTCCCTTCACTGCCATGTAAAGGAATAACTCACTCCAGAAACACCAAGTACAGCTTTCACCATAG GAAGTGCCCCACCCCTGGCTGTGACGGCTCTGGTCATGTGACTGGGCGTTTCACTGCCCATCACTGCCTATCAGGCTGCCCATTGGCTGAGCGTAATCAGGGCAGGCTCAAGACAGATCTGTCAGACACCGACGGCCCAGGTGGTAAACGAAACCTCCTGGTGTTTGGTCAACGGACCAAGAAGTCTCGCTATCATGGCAG GATTGGGCGTCCACCCAAATACAGGAAGAGCCAACAGAGAACTTACCAGA gtATGGCTGCAGAGGGAGTGTACCCTTCGTTGTTCATGTCGGCACTGTCCGCCCATCCTGACCGCTCCCTGTCGCTCTGCTGGGAGCAGCACTGCAAGCTGCTGCCGGGAGTGGCTGGCATCCACGCCAGCAAGGTGGCCACCTGGACAGTGGATGAG gtCTTCGGTTTTGTTCAGAACctgactggctgtgaggagCAAGCTCGCTTGTTCAGAGACGAG ATGATTGACGGAGAGGCCCTCCTTCTGCTGACGCAAACTGACATTGTTAAGATCATGAGCATCAAGCTTGGGCCCGCCCTCAAGATCTACAATGCCATTCTCATGTTCAAGAGCACTGATGAAGACCTCAAGTGA
- the srsf6a gene encoding serine and arginine rich splicing factor 6a isoform X1, whose translation MPRVYIGRLSYHVREKDIQRFFSGYGKLLEIDLKNGYGFVEFEDTRDADDAVYELNGKELCGERVIVEHARGPRRDRDGYGGAFGGGGRSSSGYSSRSRTGRDKYGPPVRTEYRLIVENLSSRCSWQDLKDFMRRAGEVTYADAHKERTNEGVIEFRSYSDMRRALDKLDGTDINGRKIRLVEDKPRRRRSYSGSRSRSRSRRRSRSRSRRSSRSRSNSRSRSRSRSRSKRRSHSRSGRKSRSRSRRKSRSKSPVRKSRSRSRTRKSQSRSRARKSRSRSRTKKSRSRSRTRKSHSHSRTRKSRSRSRGRKSHSHSRTRKSPSRSRSASRKSQSRSKSRSKAKSERDSRSASKEQSVEKKSRSHSPSPTENGKGELPTSTSRSPSPPADGCRSESPFKHSPSRSKSRSKSRSRSRSASQD comes from the exons ATGCCCCGTGTCTATATTGGCAGGCTGAGCTACCATGTCCGTGAAAAAGATATCCAGAGGTTTTTTAGCGGTTACGGAAAGCTTTTAGAAATCGATCTAAAAAATGG CTACGGCTTCGTGGAGTTCGAGGACACGCGTGACGCTGACGATGCTGTTTACGAGCTGAACGGGAAGGAGCTTTGCGGAGAGCGCGTGATCGTGGAGCACGCCAGGGGACCTCGGCGGGACCGGGACGGATACGGTGGGGCTTTTGGGGGTGGTGGGCGCA GTAGCAGTGGTTACAGCAGCCGCAGTCGCACTGGCAGGGATAAGTATGGGCCACCTGTTCGCACTGAGTACCGGCTGATCGTGGAGAACCTGTCCAGTCGCTGCAGTTGGCAGGACCTCAAG gactTCATGCGAAGGGCTGGGGAGGTGACCTATGCCGATGCTCACAAGGAGCGCACTAATGAAGGGGTCATCGAGTTCCGGTCATACTCAGACATGAGGAGAGCACTGGACAAGCTGGATGGCACTGACATCAATGGCCGGAAGATCCGCCTCGTAGAGGACAAGCCGCGGCGTCGGCGCTCATACTCTGGCAGCCGCTCCAG GTCTCGCAGCCGTCGCCGCTCACGGAGCAGGAGTCGCCGCAGCAGCCGTTCCCGTAGCAACTCCAGGTCCCGCTCACG ATCTCGTTCCCGCAGCAAGAGGCGCTCCCACTCTAGGTCTGGCCGCAAATCTCGATCCAGGTCAAGGCGCAAGTCCCGCTCCAAGTCCCCAGTCCGCAAGTCTCGCTCTCGCTCCCGAACCAGGAAGTCCCAGTCTCGTTCTCGAGCCAGGAAGTCCCGGTCCCGCTCCCGGACAAAGAAGtctcgctctcgctccagaACCAGGAAGTCCCACTCTCATTCCCGAACCAGGAAGTCCCGCTCTCGTTCTCGAGGGAGGAAATCCCACTCTCACTCCCGCACCAGGAAGTCCCCGTCTCGAAGCCGCTCTGCAAGCCGCAAGTCACAGTCTCGCTCTAAGAGTCGCTCCAAGGCCAAGTCTGAGCGCGACTCCCGCAGCGCCTCGAAGGAGCAGTCCGTCGAGAAGAAGTCCCGCAGTcactccccttcccccaccGAGAATGGGAAGGGAGAGCTCCCCACGTCCACCTCCAggtccccctcccctccagcagATGGCTGCCGCTCCGAGTCCCCATTCAAGCACTCTCCCTCCCGTTCCAAGTCCCGCTCCAAATCCCGCTCCCGTTCTAGGTCAGCATCTCAGGACTAA